The DNA region gactccccatgactatcccatagctaaacatctgcattacctgtcataatctgctcaccatccccgaatggatcaccgcaggttttacaaacaacaacacggggtcagttactgaataattaaagtaagaaacacaaacaatgtaaccggctgatcatcctccatccccggtctcctgATCTCACACAGTattcgactacacaccgaagtgtgtagccctgccagattacccatcgcaacaggtaatcctcgccgccagtgggtgaccgcagctcatccccacctagtccagctcatcaacgagcgactaacaatccctgtcccttaatgtgcacatcccctcccgtgacgggttccacggagggcgaactagggtgtgaagtcactcccgcaagtgactccaccacaaacacacacatcacagcatcacagctgtcacaacaccacaaccgtcacaacacaaccacatcaccaccgtcaccacaactcccatactccgatgatcagcagatgatAACAATTACAAACAaacacagtcttaaatcaattaataataactgagtagggaaaccctaccttttcgcaaccaagcacacacaagcaatcaattacgATCCTttacatatccatcacctacataacataattatgtataattaccacctactcaaacaattaatcatgcacataacctagactcatcataagttaataggaatatcaacttaaagaacaaacacgaattttcctgattttccagcacatggcagactcggtataaaatgcataactaattccagaaaaatcgaattgatgcaaggccaattagattggaaccccatgagtcttagatacaaattatatctagcgtatttttctcaaattctaaacttatcaagagtttccagactgatttcaaaaacctgacagaaaccgtcgcacaaaaattattgattcataaaacgagtttaaaacattatttttaagtaattccaaatcctattgtcaTCTAGACTCTACAAATATGATGTATGAAAAATCCCCAAAACTTAATcgacatataaattagggtttcaaatcattttccacaaccaaatcagattcccggacttttcagcgacatgttcataaataaatcacctaggacaaaccataaagaatttaaCTACGAAActtgatatgcataaactagacttcaaataaataggactctcttttcaaacttttcgaagacAAAGAATTTAAAAAAGTATAAACAATTGAATGatatcgacttacaaacagggaaaacgaattaggttgaaatcggtgagaaatcttcaatcaaatgaaggGCTCGACAAAtcctcttcctctccctctctctaggtttagaaatagtTTTAGAGATGTTCAAATGATTTTAGAAATGGCTTAAGAGTTATAAACAAAACTCTTGGTCAAAACATAATGAAACCGTCACACTCGCTAAACCGGTTTACTCGGTtaagttcactcggtcgagtaacacacactcgaccgagtaccaaccaagtactcgaccgagtactccaactaaaatacggagtattacagtcttccctccttaaaaagaacttcgtcctcgaagttcgcacCAACTACAACCAACCACCCCTAACATCACATATATTAAACACAATATAACTCATACTCATAATATAACTCATATGCATAACTAGTAAAATCTATGCTAACTCATATAGACTTGAGTAAACTCGGGTTGTCACATTTTATCCCCCATAAaagaaggttacgtccccgtaacctaacTCATATAAAACCCCACAAGCCACGCGATATCACGGTCCTTCCTTACAATACAATTCataataaaacatataaacaacatatgcaattatacaattctaaataaaacatataaacagCATATACAACTATAGTTCGTCCACACACAGAAGCTATCATCCAATATAATAAACATGTTACCGCAATGTTTGAATTAGTAATTACTAATGGAAATCCAAATAACCACATAGAAAACATAGTATCACATTACATCTCCctaaaaacaaacttcgtcccgaagtttcttaTTCATCCCATATAACTACAGACCCCGGGGTTTCGTGATGCACCACCAACATCTTTAATGATATAACAAACCACAATCTACCACATAGGGTCAATATTTGTGCTCATTTGTCATATTTAACCGTTCCTAAGAGATTGCAAATCATCAAATCATGTCACATTTCAGTAACAACTCGTGAAGCCCTAATGCAAACCAAAGCTCActtagccaactaataccaaaagaACGAGACTAAATCACTGTTTATGCATATATATACTCAAATAATAAACACATGCAATAACACAACCTTTAATTACATATCAATGTTATACTAGTTCAAATAACCGAACATGCTTGACTTAATTATCATGTTACTAATCATGATTTCCGATAGAGTTACCAATTTCATCGCAATTATCAAGAATGCACAAGGGATGTAAACAACAAAAGCCATCTTATTGTTACTCATGCTTATTACTTTCATTATGATGTACATACATAGTATAAGTTGCTAATTCTCGCTATTACGCACAATTTGTATCCACATTAGTACTACTTggcaaataaattaaaatatgcaCATGAATCAATTATACATGTATAACCCGTAATTCCACATCATGCTCAAACTCGGTACCCACACATGTCCGAAGGATTACTACACACTTGTTTACAAGCACAGTACATACTAGGACAATCATCATTTTCATCGTGATTAATAACATGTCCATGTCAACTCATGTGGATCATAAAAAAAAATGTGCACACTTCAACACCAATATATACCATCAATTAACTATCATTTAGCTGCTCACGTCATCACACAAGCCACCTATTTGTACCGCCAACCATATATtgtcatatcactagacatgctaTACTAATTTCATGCAAATAAATCACTCAATGCTTCCGTTTCAACATATTAGCTTTTTATTTGTATATTTATTCCAGTTTACATTATAATTAATAACATCATAAAGTCATCATACATTATTCTTGGACTATTATACGGCTTACCTCATCctacaacgattcattcaacacaaATTATGTTCTATCTCATATTCATGCCGATAATATACTCAACCACCATGTGACATATATGATTCAATCAAACTCGTTAGCTTAGGTAACCACAATTTACTTGCACGTAATCACACTTGTTACTATTTATAATATGTGCAACAATCAATCCACTTAACTAATCCTAGCTATCTTTTATGTTCATGCTATTTGCAGACATCGTTATGTAATAAGTGACATATAAGACACAACACCCCCAATCTTTCAATGTCCTCACTTATTCCACATAGACTTATAGGTTAAGCTACTTATAATGTCACATAAACATGTTGCCAAAACATAGAAACTAAGACTTCGAAATTCATAGTATAACCTTTATAGAAACTTGTCATCAGACACACCATTCACAGGCACTATAAAGCATGCTATAACTTTCAGAATCACCAATAAATAATAACTTAACGAATACACGAGTTTTTagactttttagaaaatacagagagtcaTGGAATAGGGAGAGTTGAAATTAGGTCCAATGCGCAAATAATCAATTTATAAGGATTTTCCCAACCCGACGGGTCCAAACATATTGTTATCAGCAATTTGTCACGTTTCAAGGTCAACTTGCAAAAAATCATAATCCATTAATGACATCCATATCAGGTGAGGTTTATCAATCTGGAAACTTCTACGAGTCTACTAATTAGGAGAGTTGGAATCACTCAAAAATCATGTATACATataaaatggcaaattttacaaattgGTTGGTCGAAATTAGCACTGTGCAgtaacattctgaccactgtttactaaaatatttatttctcttaaTCCGTAGCTCGTATAGGCATGAGACCAGTGACAATTGAAAGCTAACACACAGACTAacacatatataaaaaaaaaattagttaacAAATCTTAACCATGTATAAAATAACAGACAAAACAATTAAGAGGCAGAATCTGAGAAATAAACCATCTTTCAATCTTTATTCCTTGCAGTTCTTTATGCTACTGTACTTGTCTTCCCCAAGTACTTAACCAAGCATTTATGAAACACAAAGTAGAAAAAAAACTTAACATCACGTAGTATAATTGGTCATAAGATTCGGTCACATAAAacaaactcggtcgagtacatgacaTACTAGGCCGAGTACACGATACTCCGTTGAGTAATGAGACCACTTGGCCGAGTTCAGGACTCCAGATGCTGAACAGACTTATCACAGAcatattactcggccgaatatggaatactcggtcaagtatgaaagatactcggccgagtagggactactcggtcgagtataggctcagttctcagcaacgtccagttttcgtaaaatagtcatatctcactcgttacttggtcaatctgggcatgtgacctatcgttagaatcttaagaagacaagctatcacctccaatttgaaTTACAGCCATATcgtttctagaactcgacttataatagttttaagacagcccttccataatcggtcttcatacaaatcaaattttctaaaccaaaacaatttgaacatgcataaggcaacaacaacaactcaatatttcaagaaaccagtacatagatgcacttttatcatacccacataaaaattaaacacgacattcgtATCCTACACATGCTTTTCTATTAAAATATACACGTGCACAACtaccttttttttaaaaaccacATATTAAACATATAACATGCTCAACATACTTCAAGCTCAAGATCTATCATatacaatttcacaattcacctttcatatactaccatgttccaacactttcaccattcctccaacaacttcacaagattCATGTTATAGGAATtaaacacacatgactcaaacatacaacagtttcccccatgtgaccggcttgagatcgtaaggccttatgcgacttcgggacgtctcccaagtctttgcggtagcttcaaacaactctccccgggttcattttatttagactccctaagttcattgggttcatttatttcaggtgccggaatcgtcgactctaataccactttgtaacaccccctcataccaaggtaccttaccaaggactatcctagcatgaaaggttgttaccatctcggttgctcgaggtaagtatatatcaaaagcaacaatccataAACACATccattaaagtataaagagttaacgattacattatctcagaccaactcaaaataaaagtacaaggtCTCAGAACAAATGAAAtctaagacatctaaactcataacagcggaaactagacttgacgtgatgactccccatgactatcccatagctaaacatctgcattacctgtcataatctgctcaccatccccgaatggatcaccgcaggttttacaaacaacaacacggggtcagttactgaataattaaagtaagataaacaaacaatgtaaccggctgatcatcctccatccccggtctcccgatctcacacagtatccgactacacaccgaagtgtgtagccctgccagattacccatcgcaacaggtaatcctcgccgccagtgggtgaccgcagcccatccccacctagtccagctcatcaacgagcgactaacaatccctgtcccttaatgtgcacatcccctcccgtgacgggttccacggagggcgaactaggctgtgaagccactcccgcaagtgactccaccacaaacacacacatcacagcatcacagctgtcacaacaccacaaccgtcacaacacaaccacatcaccaccgtcaccacaacttctatactccgatgatcagcagatgacaacaattacaaacaaacacagtcttaaatcaattaatagtaactgagtagggaaaccctaccttttcgcaatccaagcacacacaagcaatcaattacgATCCTttacatatccatcacctacataacataattatgtataattaccacctactcaaataattaatcatgcacataacctagactcgtcataacttaataggaatatcaacttaaagaacaaacacgaattttcctgattttccagcacatggcagactcggtataaaatgcataactaattccagaaaaatcgaattgatgcaaggctaATTGGATtagaaccccatgagtcttagatacaatttatatctaacatatttttctcaaattctaaacttatcaagggtttccagactgatttccaaacactgacagaaaccgtcgcacaaaattattgattcataaaacgagtttaaaacattatttttaagtaattccaaatcctattgtcatctagactctataaatatgatttatgaaAAAGCCCcaaaactgaatcgacatataaattaggatttcaaatcattttccacaaccaaatcagattcgcggacttttcagcgacatgttcttaaataaatcacctaggacaaaccataaggaaTTTAACTACGAAACTTGATATACATaaactagacttcaaataaacaggactatcttttcaaacttttcgaagacaaagaatttaaaacagtataaacaattgaatgagaacgacttacaaacagggaaatcgaattaggttgaaatcggtgagaaatcttcaatcaaatgaaggGCTCGACAAAtcctcttcctctccctctctctaggtttagaaatagtTTTAGAGATGTTCAAATGATTTTATAAATGACTTAAGAGTTATAAACAAAACTCTTGGTCAAAACATAATGAAAACCGTCACACTCGCTaaaccggtttactcggtcaagtgcactcggtcgagtaacacacactcgaccgagtaccaaccaagtactcgaccgagtactccaactaaaatacggagtattacagtcttccctccttaaaaagaacttcgtcctcgaagttcacaccAACTACAACCAACCACACCTAACATCACATATATTAGCACAATATAACTCATACTCATAATATAACTCATATGCATAACTAGTAAAATATATGCTAACTCATATAGACTTGAGTAAACTCGGGTTGTCACAGTAGTGCCGATGGATACATGTCATGTACTCTTGGGGGGTCCTTGGCAGTTTGATCGCAATGTCATACACCGTGGTCGAAGTAATGAGTATAAATTGATCGACAAGGGTAAGAAGCTTGTTCTAAAACCAATGGAGCCTAGTGTTGTCCGCTCTATGGGCACCACACAAGGGAAGGCCGCTAGCATGACCATGTTTGCTAGTGaacaagaagttggtgaggttaTTAAGGAAGGTGGTTGTGTCTATTTGATGGTTGTCAAGGAGGTACCAAGTGTTGGGGTCGAAAATGCCCAACTAACCGCACTCTTGACAGAATTCGAGGATGTTTTCCCCGAGGATTTACCACTGGGTTTGCCCCCTATTCGTGGGATCGAAAATCAAATCGATCTCATTCCTGGAGCTTCGTTACTAAACAAAGCGGCATATCGATGTAACCCAACGGAGACAAAGGAGTGGCAAAGATAAATAGAGGAGCTAATGGACCGAGGTTATGTTCGTGAAAGTCTAAGTCCATGTGCCGTCCCTACTCTCCTTGTCCCAAAGAAGGATGGGACTTGGCGGATGTGTATTGATAGTCGAGCCGtgaacaacataactatcaagTACCGCTTCCCTATTCCAAGACTTGACGACATGCTCGATGAGTTGCATGGTTTCGAGATCTTCTCCAAGATCGACTTGAGGAGTGGTTATCATCAAATAAGAATACGGGAAGGAGACGAATGGAAAACCGCGTTTAAGACTAAGCATAGGTTATACGAATggaccgtcatgccattcgggttaACTAATGCTCCAAGTACTTTTATGCGGCTTATGAACGAGATACTTAAACCATTCTTGGGCAGGTTTGTGGTGGTCTATTTGGATGACATCTTGGTTTACAGTCGAAGTGAAGAGGAACATTTTAAACACCTTCGAAAGGTGTTCAACACACTCTGCGGGCAGAAATTATATGGAAAAAAGGAGAAGTGTTCATTCTTAGTCGAAAGTGTCATCTTCCTCGGCTATGTGGTCTCTAAAGATGGAGTTTCGGTTGATCAAGCAAAGATTAAGGCAATCAAATCATGGCCTACTCCTAAATCCATCACGGAAGTTCGGTCATTTCAAGGGCTTGCTTCGTTCTATCGAAGGTTTATTCGGGATTTCAGCACCATCACGACTCCTATAACCGAGTGCTTGAAAAAAGGAGCATGTGTGTGGACCGAGGCCGCTCAAAAGGCCTTTGAGACAATTATCCAAAAGCTTTGTGAGTCACCGTTATTGGCACTCCTGGATTTTACACAACCTTTTGAGGTAGAGTGTGATACAAGCGGTGTTGGAATTGGAGCCGTATTGGTGCAAGGAAAGTGGCTCATTGCTTATTTTGCTGAGAAGCTGAGTGGGGCTAGACTCAAGTATTGCACATACGATACGGAGTTCTATGCCATCGTGAGAGCACTTAATCATTGGAGCCACTATCTTCGCCCGAATCACTTCATCTTACATTCGAACCATGAATCATTGAAGTATATTAATGGGCAGCAGAAGTTGAGCCCAAGACACGCCAAATGGGTGGAGTTTCTGCAATCCTTTCATTTTTCTTCAAAGTATAAGGATGGCAAAAGTaacgtggtggccgatgctctctcTCGACGATATTCTGTGTTGAATGTGCTCGATGTTTGCCTACTTGGATTTGAAACCTTGAAAGATTACTATGAGGATGGCCCCGATTTTGGCGAATTGTTCGGGAAATGCAAGTCGGGAACACAAGGCGAGTTTGCCATTCAAAATGATTTTGTTTTCAAAGTTTATAGGCTTTGTGTGCCTAAACATCAAGTTCGGGAGTTATTGATACGGGAAGCTCATGGAGGTGGACTTGGTGGACACTTCGGTGTCAATAAGACTTTGGAAGTCTTAAAGGAGCATTTCCACTGGCCTCGAATGCAAAGAGATGTACAAAATGTGATCCGGAAATGTGTCACTTGTCACGTGGCGAAGAGTACCTTCAAGCCCGGAGAATACACATCATTGCCTATCCCTAGCCGGCCATGGGAGGACGTATCCATGGACTTTATTGTTGCTTTACCACGTACTCAAAGAGGTAAGGACACGATCATGGTAGTGGTGGATCGTTTTTCGAAGATGGCTCATTTCATAGCATGCCACAAAACGGATGACGCTATCAACGTGGCTGATTTGTATTTCCGGGAGATACCCCGTATTTATGGGATTCCAAAGATAATAGTCTTTGATCGTGATTCCAAATTCTTGGGCTATTTTTGGAATACTCTATGCAAGAAGGTGGGCACTAAGCTATTGTTCAGCACGTCTCACCATCCTCAAACCGATGGTCAAACAAAGGTGACGAATCGCACTCTTGGCACATTGTTGCGTGGTCTCGTAAGCAAGACTCAAAAGGATTGGGATTTGAAACTCGCTCATGCCGAGTTCGCCTACAACCGATCTCCAACATACGCGACAAAGCACTCTCCATTTGAAATCGTGTATGGCGTGAACCCCTACCTACCACTCGACCTCATTCCTTTACCAGAAGACGAACTAGTTCATAAAGATGCGGAGGAAAAGTTAAAGGCAATGATCAAACTACATGGGCAAGTTCGAGCTAGGATTGAGTCCATCAATGAAGTGTACCAGCGAAAGGCCAATAAGACTCGCCCACCTAGAGTCTTCAAAGAGGGAGATTTGGTTTGGTTTCACCTGAGGAAAGAGCGGTTTCCGAGCAAGCGTAAAAACAAGTTAATGCCACGTGCGGAAGGTCCTTATAAAGTGATTTCAAAGTTCGGTGATAATGCCTACAAGATCGAACTGCCAGGAGACTATGGTGTTCATGCCACCTTCAACGTAGATGACCTCTCTCCTTACATCGAAGATAATGGGATTGCGGatttgaggacaattcctttcaaaggAGGAGGAGATGAAGCGGATATCAATGCCTTAGGCGATGTCGTACTCGAATTGGGAGAGTCTAAGGGCATCAAAGATGTTTCGAATCCAAGCACCACAACTTTGACAAATAAAACGTGGTTAGGCACCAACGAGGGGCGGGAAATTTGCATGATCACGACTCAAGAACCCGAGGAACTTCCCTAGACCGAAACAAACCGCAAGGGAGGTGAAATGGACCGTGGAGGCCGTGTACTAGGTTCATGGAACCACCTAGTTTTCCTACATTCTAGTTTTTATGCATTGTCTAGTTTTCTACCAAGTCTAGCCTAGTTCTTTGTAAAATCTTACCTAGTTTTATTTCTAAGTCAAAGCTAAAAATTAGGCACCTAGGAACTCATGTAAACAATAAAGACTAGACTTGGAGGCCAAGGAGAATTTGGCTATATAAGGGTTGGTTCTCTCATTTGTAAAGCATGAAGTTTTGAGAAAAAAATTCACTTGCGTGAAAAAATTGTCTTGTTAATTCGTGTGACTTACACGAGTAAGAGGGCTACCAAAGGCTCGACGAGTTTCGAACCTTGCCTCAAACAAAGGACGCGATCCCGAGTTTGAGTTGGATTACTTGACGCGTATCGAGTAATTCACCCATTggtcgatctataggtctagatcgagcAAATGTCCGTTCCTTTCAGTTATTCTCGCTACAAGTACTCGGAtaggtcgggttgcacctagtgcattcggatccttCGTTTATTTGTTAGCTCAAATTAAGACTTCTGCTTGCGATACGCATcacattgcgaccccgtcgtcgtccataaaacactccaggtacttttgaaaagttttgaaatgtctttttttcgaaattgttttgagttttccgacgtatagttatacaaaactgtcgattaaacgtatccattcctaagcatgttgtagtccgataatcatcgggtgtttgttggagactcgacagatactgggtatctacaaattgGAGTGGTtaacaagcaatttaattaatcagCTAACAACCTAAGTGACTGAAAACAATCACTAAGGTCAAGGTATAGAGTAATGTATAGAGTTCTGGGTGTATCATAAAATTTCAGAAGGCAGGATGTACAACTTAGAAACCGAAAAACTCGAGGTATAATGTAGAATTTCCCAAAAGAATGTTTTTTGCTCATGGGATGATATTGTGCATCATGAACTATacaattatataataataaaaagttTATATTGTCATGATAAATTCCAGTATGTATCATGAGATGAAGAGTTTCATGATAAATCATCCAAGGGTCTCATTTGCTTTATTTGGCCCAAACTAGTAAGGAAAACATGTGGCATTAAGTTTGTTTCTTTTCCATTAAAATGGACTCAATTATGCTTAATTGTGTAAATTTTTATTGTGTTTATGTTTTTGAAAAAATATAATATCATTGTATGACAAAATTAAGTGGTGGATTGAGATCCACCTAAAACAATAAAACTTTTTGTTATTAATGGATGCTCTAAGGGGTTGTTTTGTTCAAAATGTCGGGATGGATTAGAATTTAGAATGCAATGAAATACTGTAGGAGAATTGATTTAGTACCTCCATAAATGTTATTTTTTGTATGGTTCACTCTAGGGTTGTATTGGAGGGAAATAAAGTTTGAAACTTGAGAAGGAA from Silene latifolia isolate original U9 population unplaced genomic scaffold, ASM4854445v1 scaffold_519, whole genome shotgun sequence includes:
- the LOC141639672 gene encoding uncharacterized protein LOC141639672, with the protein product MDTCHVLLGGPWQFDRNVIHRGRSNEYKLIDKGKKLVLKPMEPSVVRSMGTTQGKAASMTMFASEQEVGEVIKEGGCVYLMVVKEVPSVGVENAQLTALLTEFEDVFPEDLPLGLPPIRGIENQIDLIPGASLLNKAAYRCNPTETKEWQR